Below is a window of Flavobacterium sp. N2820 DNA.
CCTTCATTCAATAGTCCAAAAGTGGTTAGCACTACTCTATCACTAAACTGATTTTTAGTTTTTTGATGCAAAGTATCAAACGATGCAACCAAATGCGTTCCATGAGAAATTACGGCGATTTTTCGAGAAGCTATTCCATAATCAGTCATCAAAATAGATTTTGAAATTTCGGTCATCACAACTAAACAATCAGAATAATCGGTAATTTTACGAACCACTTTTTTAAGTTGATCAGCTGGTTTTGGTAATACAGTATGAAATGTAGTTGTAATTGGACGCTTTAAATGTTTCATAAATTTTAACAAATAATCTCCATAAACGCCTCCAAAAAGACCAAATTCGTGTTGTAAAAATACCATTGCAATATTTCTATCCGCATTCAATTTTGTTGTCAATTCAGAAAAATGATCTTCAATTTCAGTATTTAGTTTATATTTAACTTCTTCTGGATAATTGTAATTCGATTCGCTTGTTTCTAATGCACAAACTTTTAATGAAAATGTGCCTCCGAATTTTTCTTGTATCGCATTTTTTAAATCTTGAGTATAGGTAGCAATTCCACATTCTCTTGGTGGATATGATGTTATAAAAACGATTTCGGGCAATTGTTTTTCTACTACTGGGAGTAACTGATATTTAGATTGATTTATGAATCGCATCAAGTTACTTTCATTACGATTATTTTTTGCTTCATTATAAACAAGCAATGAATTATTATAGATGGGAAAAAAATTATCTTTCATTTTGAGTTGGATTTAGTAAAAGTTCTTGTAATAATGCTTTCAAACTCATTGATGCACAAGCAATACATTTGTCTGCTGCACCATAATAAATGTATAATGTATCATCAAATAGAGCTGTCCCAGTAGGAAAAACCACATTGGAAACAACTCCATTTTTTTCATAATCCAATTCAGGTTCAAATAAAGGGTCAACTAGTCTTGCAATTACTTTTGTAGGATTATCAATATCTAACAAAGCAGCTGCAGCTGAATAAATATAACCTTCAGAAGTATCAAAAACACCGTGATAAATGAGTAGCCAACCCAATTCGGTTTCTATTGGAGGACAGCCACCACCGATAAAACCTGATTCGTGATTAGTACCAACAGGGTCAAGAATAATGTGTTCATTAAAATGGAGAAAATATTGATTCCAAAATTCTTTAGTTAAATCTTCTAAACTATCAATCAAAACCAATTGAATTCCGGGACGTATTCGGTGTAGAAAAGCCAATTTTCCTTTTATTTTTCTTGGAAAAAAAATTACATCTTTATCCCAAAGAAAAACTTCTTCATTGTGTTTAAAGTGGCGAACGTGACGAAAATATTTTGCATTTACCAAATTTGTACATTCGGCCAATCGTTTAAATTCGTCAAAAGTAAATTTAGGCACAATAATTCCTTTACGTTCAAAATGTTGTAAATCAGTTGATGTAACTAAAGCACCTAAAGCATTAATTCCATTATAAGCAGTATATGTAATGTAATACACACCATCAATTTTAACAATTC
It encodes the following:
- a CDS encoding pesticidal protein Cry7Aa; protein product: MIQIKKEGILLKKTELSFENDSVLNPAILQEGNTVHMLYRAVRKGNYSTIGYCMFDGPLTLVQRNNTPLLIPFSDDASHGIEDPRIVKIDGVYYITYTAYNGINALGALVTSTDLQHFERKGIIVPKFTFDEFKRLAECTNLVNAKYFRHVRHFKHNEEVFLWDKDVIFFPRKIKGKLAFLHRIRPGIQLVLIDSLEDLTKEFWNQYFLHFNEHIILDPVGTNHESGFIGGGCPPIETELGWLLIYHGVFDTSEGYIYSAAAALLDIDNPTKVIARLVDPLFEPELDYEKNGVVSNVVFPTGTALFDDTLYIYYGAADKCIACASMSLKALLQELLLNPTQNER